The following is a genomic window from Verrucosispora sp. WMMD573.
CACCGTGCCACCCGTCGAGCACCGCGCCGCAGTCGATCGAGATCAGGTCACCCTCGGCGAGGACCTGCTTCGGCGACGGGATGGCGTGCACGATCTGCTCGTTGACCGAGGAGCAGATCGACGCCGGGAACCCGTGATAGCCCTTGAACGACGGCACCGCGCCCGCGGCACGGATCGTCGTCTCGGCGATCGCATCCAGGTCGGCGGTGCTCACCCCGGGAGCCACCGCCTCCCGCATCCGGCGAAGCGCCTCCGCGACCACGAGACCGGCGGCCCGCATCTTCTCGATCTGCTCAGGGGTCTTCAGCTGGATGTCCAGCTGGGGACGACGCATGGAGGCGCTACCTTTCGTTGCCCAAACAGCGGGGTACGACCGGCGTACCCCGCTGTCAGCACTCTATCCGGCTGCGAGCCGGCCGACCTCAGCCCCCGTACGACCGCAGGGCGTCGATGGCGCGGACGGTGACGTCCTCCACCGGGCCGGTGGCGTCGATGCCGACCAGCTTGCCCTGCGCGCCGTAGTAGTCCACCAGCGGCGCGGTCTTCTCGGCGTACTCCCGCAGCCGGGCGGCGATCGTCTCCGGCTTGTCGTCGTCCCGCTGGAACAGCTCCGCACCGCACCTGTCGCAGATGCCTTCCCGGCTGGTCGGATCGAACTCGACATGCCAGATCTTGCCGCAGCCCCGGCAGGTGCGCCGGCCGGAGAGCCGCCGGATCACCTCGTCGTCGTCGACGACCAGTTCGAGCACGATGTCCAGCGCGGTCCCGAGATCGGCGAGGAGCTTGTCCAGCGCGGCGGCCTGCGGGGTGGTACGCGGGAAACCGTCGAGCAGGAAGCCCTCTGCGGCGTCCGGCTCGGCGAGCCGGTCCCGCACCATGTTGATGGTGACCTCGTCCGGGACGAGCTTGCCGGCGTCCATGTATCGCTTGGCCTCAACGCCGAGCGGGGTGCCCTGGGACACGTTGGCCCGGAAGATGTCGCCGGTCGAGATCTTCGGCACGGACAGGTGCGCGGCGATGAACTCCGCCTGTGTGCCCTTGCCCGCACCCGGCGGGCCCACCAGAACCAGTCTCATCTACCGCAGGAACCCTTCGTAGTTCCGCTGCATCAGTTGGCTCTCGATCTGCTTGCTCGTCTCCAGAGCAACGCCGACCATGATCAGCACCGCGGTACCACCGAACGGGAAGTTGAGGTACTGCTGCCGATCGAGCCAGATGAAGAAGAAGTTCGGCAGGATCGAGATGATCGCGAGGTACAGCGCACCCGGCAGGGTGATGCGGCTGAGGATGAAGTCCAGGTAGTCGGCGGTCGGCTTACCCGGGCGGATGCCCGGCACGAAGCCGCCGTACTTCTTCATGTTGTCCGCGACCTCGGTCGGGTTGAACGTGATCGAGACGTAGAAGTACGTGAAGAAGATGATCAGCAGGAAGTAGACCACGATGTAGATCGGGCTGGTCGGATCGACCAGGTTGTTCTGGATCCACGCCTGGGTCTTGCCCGGGTCGTTCTGGTCGAAGAACTGCAGCGCCAGCTGCGGCAGGTAGAGCAGCGACGAGCCGAAGATGACCGGGATCACACCCGCCTGGTTGACCTTCAGCGGGATGTAGGTCGAGGTGCCGCCGTACATCCGCCGGCCGATCATGCGCTTGGCGTACTGCACCGGGATGCGGCGCTGCGCCTGCTCGATGAAGGTGACCGCGGTGATGACCACCAGCACCAGTGCGATGACGAGCATGAACTTCCACCAGCCCTGGCTCTCCTTGATCCGCCAGCCCTCACTGGGGAGCCGGGCCGCGATCGAGGTGAAGATCAGGACGGACATGCCGTTGCCGACGCCGCGGTCGGTGATCAGCTCACCGAGCCACATGACCATGCCGGTACCGGCGGTCATCGTCATCACCAGGATGGACAGGGTCAGCCAGTCCGGGATGCCGGTGCCGGTCGGGATGATCTCCTCGTTGCACTGGTTGTTGAACAGCTGCCCGGAGCGGGCCAGCGCCACGAACGCCGAGGCCTGCAGGACACCCAGCCCCAGCGTCAGGTAGCGGGTGTACTGGGTGATCTTCGCCTGGCCGGCCTGGCCCTCCTTGCGGAGCTGCTCGAGCCGGGGGATGACCACCGTCAGCAGCTGCAAGATGATCGACGCGGTGATGTAGGGCATGATGCCCAGCGCGAAGATCGACAGCTGCAGCAGCGCGCCGCCGGAGAAGAGGTCGAGCAGGTTCAGTACGCCGGTGGATCCCTCGATGGATTCCAGGCACTTCTGCACGTTGCCGTACGAGACGCCCGGGCTGGGCACCGTGGCGCCGAGCCGGTAGATCGCGAT
Proteins encoded in this region:
- the secY gene encoding preprotein translocase subunit SecY yields the protein MLSAFLSAFRTPDLRKKLLFTVGIIAIYRLGATVPSPGVSYGNVQKCLESIEGSTGVLNLLDLFSGGALLQLSIFALGIMPYITASIILQLLTVVIPRLEQLRKEGQAGQAKITQYTRYLTLGLGVLQASAFVALARSGQLFNNQCNEEIIPTGTGIPDWLTLSILVMTMTAGTGMVMWLGELITDRGVGNGMSVLIFTSIAARLPSEGWRIKESQGWWKFMLVIALVLVVITAVTFIEQAQRRIPVQYAKRMIGRRMYGGTSTYIPLKVNQAGVIPVIFGSSLLYLPQLALQFFDQNDPGKTQAWIQNNLVDPTSPIYIVVYFLLIIFFTYFYVSITFNPTEVADNMKKYGGFVPGIRPGKPTADYLDFILSRITLPGALYLAIISILPNFFFIWLDRQQYLNFPFGGTAVLIMVGVALETSKQIESQLMQRNYEGFLR
- a CDS encoding adenylate kinase; this encodes MRLVLVGPPGAGKGTQAEFIAAHLSVPKISTGDIFRANVSQGTPLGVEAKRYMDAGKLVPDEVTINMVRDRLAEPDAAEGFLLDGFPRTTPQAAALDKLLADLGTALDIVLELVVDDDEVIRRLSGRRTCRGCGKIWHVEFDPTSREGICDRCGAELFQRDDDKPETIAARLREYAEKTAPLVDYYGAQGKLVGIDATGPVEDVTVRAIDALRSYGG